In Triticum urartu cultivar G1812 chromosome 6, Tu2.1, whole genome shotgun sequence, the following proteins share a genomic window:
- the LOC125513503 gene encoding probable protein phosphatase 2C 14 → MVEAAAGRRSGTSPRRPSCGGEQQLPLVAVALATRVVMVTSAPPAGGGVGGGGAAAGGRCLDDLLGCLLGVLRVLGFPWAASPQRQPRPVPPRGAIPSTADGRRFAAELRRIPGRIAGNGACAVASLYTMQGKKGVNQDAMIVWENFCSRDDTIFCGVFDGHGPYGHLVAKRVRDLLPVKLGADMGTDKGRETPASNMEGNTNEVGLPVNPERKETTTSVAAEQDREYPEIFTTFRTSFLRAFHIMDRDLKLHKNIDCFFSGTTAVAVLKQGHNLIIGNLGDSRAILGTRNEDGQLIAVQLTVDLKPNIPSEAQRIRQRRGRIFALPEEPEVARVWLPKYNSPGLAMARAFGDFCLKEYGLISMPEVSCHRVTEKDEFIVLATDGVWDVLSNTEVVSIISRATSRASAARFLVESANRAWRTRYPTSKIDDCAVVCLFLNTHEADEPSSSAANNLANALEVSGDKHSTVVQLSTGVSADVVNALVKDTNELSFVDAVAKPVTVSDLTKDGSGTKQSII, encoded by the exons ATGGTGGAAGCCGCCGCGGGACGCCGGTCGGGTACCAGCCCTCGGCGGCCTAGCTGCGGAGGGGAGCAGCAGCTGCCCCTTGTCGCCGTCGCGCTCGCCACGCGCGTCGTCATGGTCACGTCCGCTCCGCCCGCGGGGGGCGGTGTGGGAGGAGGTGGAGCGGCCGCTGGTGGCCGGTGTCTCGATGACCTTCTCGGCTGCCTGCTCGGCGTGCTCCGCGTGCTTGGCTTCCCGTGGGCCGCGTCCCCTCAGAGGCAGCCGCGCCCAGTGCCGCCACGCGGGGCCATCCCGTCGACAGCGGACGGCCGGCGCTTCGCGGCGGAGCTGAGGCGGATCCCCGGCCGGATTGCTGGCAATGGCGCCTGCGCTGTTGCGTCGCTTTACACGATGCAGGGCAAGAAGGGCGTCAACCAGGACGCGATGATCGTTTGGGAG AACTTCTGTTCAAGAGATGACACcattttttgcggtgtgtttgatGGTCATGGACCTTACGGTCATTTGGTTGCTAAGAGAGTGAGAGATCTCCTACCCGTAAAGCTTGGTGCGGATATGGGGACAGATAAGGGTAGAGAGACACCCGCTAGCAACATGGAAGGCAACACAAATGAAGTAGGTTTACCCGTAAACCCAGAGAGAAAAGAAACCACCACTTCTGTTGCAGCTGAGCAGGATAGGGAATACCCAGAGATATTCACAACATTCAGAACTTCATTCTTGCGGGCTTTTCACATAATGGACAGGGATCTGAAGTTACACAAGAATATCGATTGCTTTTTCAGTGGAACTACAGCAGTGGCAGTGCTCAAACAG GGTCATAATCTTATAATAGGCAACTTGGGAGACTCAAGAGCTATCTTAGGCACTAGAAATGAAGATGGTCAGCTCATTGCTGTCCAGTTGACGGTTGATCTCAAACCTAACATTCCAA GTGAAGCACAACGCATCAGGCAACGCAGGGGCAGAATATTTGCACTTCCTGAGGAGCCAGAGGTTGCTCGTGTTTGGCTGCCAAAGTATAACTCACCTGGATTGGCCATGGCAAGGGCATTTGGAGACTTCTGTCTTAAGGAGTATGGTCTAATTTCTATGCCTGAAGTCTCCTGTCACCGTGTCACAGAGAAGGATGAGTTTATCGTGTTGGCGACTGATGGG GTGTGGGATGTGCTGTCAAACACTGAAGTTGTTAGCATCATAAGCAGAGCCACTTCTCGGGCTTCTGCAGCACGCTTCCTGGTTGAATCAGCTAATCGTGCCTGGCGTACTAGGTACCCTACTTCTAAAATTGATGACTGTGCTGTTGTTTGTCTCTTCCTGAATACACATGAAGCAGATGAACCATCTAGTTCTGCAGCCAACAATTTAGCAAATGCTCTAGAAGTTAGTGGTGATAAGCACTCAACAGTTGTCCAACTGAGCACTGGAGTATCTGCCGATGTGGTTAATGCACTTGTGAAAGATACAAATGAGCTATCTTTTGTTGATGCTGTTGCGAAGCCAGTTACTGTCTCAGATTTGACAAAGGATGGTTCAGGCACAAAGCAAAGCATCATTTGA